From the Mycoplasmatota bacterium genome, one window contains:
- a CDS encoding YlxR family protein, producing MKQRKIPMRKCVVTKEQFPKKELIRIVKNKENEIFVDSTGKINGRGAYIQLNKKVIDKAKKSKILNKHLDIDVPEHIYEELYSLLNKGD from the coding sequence ATGAAACAAAGAAAAATACCGATGCGTAAATGTGTTGTTACGAAAGAACAATTTCCTAAGAAAGAATTAATAAGAATTGTTAAAAACAAGGAAAATGAGATTTTTGTTGATTCAACCGGAAAGATAAATGGACGCGGAGCTTATATTCAACTCAATAAAAAAGTAATTGATAAGGCGAAAAAATCAAAAATATTAAATAAACATCTAGATATTGATGTTCCTGAGCATATTTATGAAGAATTATACTCATTATTAAATAAAGGTGATTAA
- the infB gene encoding translation initiation factor IF-2, whose translation MILLRIHEFSKKYNLHNKDVINALINKGFEIKNHMSVLTDEGISFLQKHFAKEIKSNLKDTENEYWESEFQKDNVRSKKKKGSNQHKTKTNKEDRISNIPVVHEEENKNVIFYNSNITVGIVAEQLNKNASVIIKDLMMLGVMATVNQKLDRDTVELLANEAGYELKDEIVTDATEFEKIVFEDDEKDLEGRPPVVTIMGHVDHGKTTLLDAIRHSRVVNTEAGGITQHIGAYQIEQNGKTISFIDTPGHAAFTEMRARGAQVTDITILVVAADDGVKPQTREAIEHARAAKCPIIVAVNKIDKPNANPEKVMQQLSEFDLLPEAWGGETIYCQISALKGDGIDELLEMINLVAEMADLKANPKRLASGTVIEAKLDKGRGPVATLLVQNGTLRTQDSLVVGNTFGKIRAMNDDLNQPLTEASPSTPVEIIGLNEVPKAGDNFMVFSDEKEARKISEARTKKSKDAELIGTKPVSLDDIFAQIQEGELKELNLVIKADVQGSLEALSASLLKLDVEGVKINIIRQGVGAITETDVSLATASGAIIIGFNVRPTGKTRELAKEENVEIRLYNIIYNVIEEIEKAMKGLLDPVFVEKVTGNAEVRETFKVSKVGTIAGCMVTNGQIKRNSGVRLIRNGVVIYEGKLSTLKRFKDDVKEVNQGYECGLTIENYNDIKLNDVIECYIMEETEVK comes from the coding sequence GTGATTTTATTGCGTATACATGAATTTTCAAAGAAATATAATTTACACAATAAAGATGTTATTAATGCTTTAATTAATAAAGGATTTGAAATTAAAAATCATATGTCAGTATTGACAGATGAGGGAATTTCATTTTTACAAAAACATTTTGCTAAGGAAATTAAAAGTAATTTGAAAGACACTGAAAATGAATATTGGGAATCAGAATTTCAAAAAGATAATGTAAGAAGTAAAAAGAAAAAAGGATCAAATCAACATAAAACTAAAACAAATAAGGAAGATAGAATTTCTAATATTCCTGTTGTTCATGAAGAAGAAAATAAAAACGTAATATTTTATAATAGTAATATTACTGTCGGGATTGTTGCTGAGCAATTAAACAAAAATGCATCTGTAATTATAAAGGATTTAATGATGCTAGGTGTTATGGCGACAGTCAACCAAAAATTAGATCGTGATACCGTTGAATTATTAGCAAATGAAGCTGGATATGAATTAAAAGATGAGATTGTTACTGATGCAACTGAATTTGAAAAAATTGTTTTTGAAGATGATGAAAAAGACCTAGAAGGTAGACCTCCTGTTGTTACAATCATGGGACATGTTGACCATGGGAAAACGACTTTACTTGATGCAATTCGTCATAGTCGTGTGGTAAATACTGAAGCAGGTGGAATTACACAGCATATTGGTGCTTACCAAATTGAACAAAATGGAAAAACAATATCATTTATTGATACACCAGGACATGCAGCGTTTACTGAAATGAGAGCACGTGGTGCTCAAGTAACAGATATAACAATTTTAGTTGTAGCTGCTGATGATGGAGTTAAACCACAAACACGTGAGGCAATCGAACATGCCCGTGCAGCTAAATGTCCGATAATTGTAGCGGTAAATAAGATAGATAAACCAAATGCAAATCCTGAAAAAGTTATGCAACAATTATCAGAATTCGATTTACTTCCTGAGGCTTGGGGAGGAGAAACGATTTATTGTCAAATCTCAGCTTTAAAGGGTGATGGGATTGATGAGTTATTAGAAATGATTAATTTAGTCGCTGAAATGGCTGATTTAAAAGCGAATCCAAAACGTTTAGCATCAGGAACAGTTATTGAAGCCAAACTAGATAAAGGTAGAGGACCTGTAGCGACATTACTTGTTCAAAATGGGACCCTACGTACTCAAGACTCATTAGTTGTTGGTAATACTTTTGGTAAGATTCGTGCAATGAATGATGATTTAAATCAACCATTAACTGAAGCTTCACCATCAACACCAGTTGAGATTATTGGATTAAATGAAGTTCCAAAAGCTGGAGACAATTTTATGGTCTTCAGTGATGAAAAAGAAGCTCGAAAAATATCAGAAGCTCGTACTAAAAAATCAAAAGATGCAGAGTTAATAGGTACAAAACCAGTTTCTTTAGATGATATATTTGCCCAAATTCAAGAAGGGGAATTAAAAGAATTAAATCTGGTTATCAAAGCAGATGTCCAAGGTAGTTTGGAAGCTTTATCAGCATCACTTCTTAAATTAGATGTTGAAGGTGTTAAGATTAATATCATCCGTCAAGGGGTTGGTGCCATTACTGAAACTGATGTTAGTTTAGCAACTGCATCAGGTGCAATCATTATTGGATTTAACGTTCGACCAACAGGAAAAACACGTGAACTAGCAAAAGAAGAAAATGTTGAAATTCGTTTATATAATATTATCTATAATGTTATAGAAGAAATTGAAAAAGCAATGAAAGGATTATTAGATCCTGTCTTTGTAGAAAAAGTAACCGGTAATGCTGAGGTTAGAGAAACCTTTAAAGTGTCTAAAGTAGGTACGATTGCAGGTTGTATGGTTACAAATGGTCAAATTAAAAGAAATAGTGGTGTTCGTTTAATTCGTAATGGTGTTGTTATTTACGAAGGTAAATTATCAACTTTAAAACGTTTCAAAGATGATGTGAAAGAAGTTAATCAAGGTTATGAATGTGGACTTACGATTGAAAATTATAATGATATTAAACTAAATGATGTCATTGAGTGCTATATCATGGAAGAAACAGAAGTAAAATAA
- a CDS encoding RNA methyltransferase, with product MLLTSSKNERVKYYTKLMNSKKERDKERLFIVEGEHLVKEADMANVVKEVIISDKKYDQYNRYPHYYVTDEIMNKICDTKTPQGIIAVCKQQENQTFNSLNRLLLLDNIQDPGNLGTIIRTCDAFNFDGIVMNQRTVDVYNPKVVRATQGAIFRVPMIKRDLVSYLSYLKENDVIVYGTSLEGEDLSQIKRSQNMAFIMGNEGNGVSETLLQLAHKNIYIEMNGKSESLNVGIAAAIVMYNFRK from the coding sequence ATGTTACTTACTTCTAGTAAGAATGAAAGAGTAAAATATTATACGAAGTTAATGAATAGTAAAAAAGAGAGAGATAAAGAGAGATTATTTATTGTTGAAGGTGAACATTTAGTAAAAGAAGCAGATATGGCGAATGTTGTGAAAGAGGTTATCATATCTGATAAAAAATATGATCAATATAACCGTTATCCTCATTATTATGTAACTGATGAAATAATGAATAAAATTTGTGATACAAAAACACCTCAAGGGATTATCGCTGTTTGTAAACAACAAGAAAATCAAACTTTTAATTCTTTAAACAGACTTTTATTGTTAGATAATATACAAGACCCAGGTAATTTAGGGACAATTATACGTACTTGTGATGCGTTTAATTTTGACGGGATTGTTATGAATCAACGAACAGTTGATGTTTATAATCCTAAAGTAGTCAGAGCGACTCAAGGGGCTATTTTTCGTGTTCCTATGATAAAAAGAGATTTAGTTAGTTATCTTTCGTACTTGAAAGAGAATGATGTTATAGTCTATGGAACCTCTCTTGAAGGTGAGGATTTAAGTCAAATTAAAAGAAGTCAAAATATGGCATTTATTATGGGTAATGAAGGAAATGGGGTTTCAGAAACTTTACTTCAACTGGCTCATAAAAACATATATATCGAGATGAATGGTAAAAGTGAATCTTTAAACGTAGGAATCGCTGCTGCTATTGTAATGTATAATTTCAGAAAATAA
- the uvrC gene encoding excinuclease ABC subunit UvrC codes for MNELIMNKLNLVPFEPGCYLMKDKNNTVIYVGKAKKLRNRLRSYFTGSHNGKTTRLVNEIVDFEYILTNSEIEALILEINLIKQYDPKYNIMLKDDKTYPYIQFTKEKHPRLIITRNVKENKGDFFGPYPNVTAAKETKNLLDKLYPLRKCHPLAKKLCIYYHIKQCLGPCEKTYNLSIYDQYRSEITKILKGNAQEIIEELTVKMMEYADNLQFEKAKEYKELIDYLHKTVEKQKIVMKDFIDRDIFGYYYKNGYLSVQVFYVRNGKIIERDAFVTPYYDEPHEECLRFIIGFYKNGNNLKPKEIYIPDTIDDVLLEEYLKVKIHVPKKGDKHKLVQLASQNALVTLENKLKLLLQNEEKTTGALKNLSQILNLEKISRIEAFDNSHISGTEAISAMVCYIDGKPSKKDYRKYKIKYAQNGDDYGYMREVIYRRYFRVLKDDLPKPDLIIIDGGKGQVNVCKEVLDELHLPIKIIGLIKDDKHKTSDLLDGDTLEIIPLNKHTKTFQLLMNIQEEVHRFAITFHRSLRSKKMTKSFLDDIDGIGPKRKKLLLNHFGSIKKIKEATEDELLEIGIPKNIIEKIIIS; via the coding sequence ATGAATGAGCTTATTATGAATAAATTAAATTTGGTTCCTTTTGAACCCGGTTGTTATTTAATGAAAGATAAGAATAATACGGTTATATATGTTGGAAAAGCTAAAAAACTACGTAATCGGCTACGTTCCTATTTTACTGGTAGCCATAATGGGAAAACAACCAGGTTAGTTAATGAGATTGTTGATTTTGAATATATTTTAACAAATAGTGAAATTGAAGCTTTAATATTAGAAATTAATTTAATAAAACAATACGATCCTAAATATAATATCATGTTGAAAGATGATAAGACCTATCCTTATATTCAATTCACAAAGGAAAAACATCCACGATTAATTATAACGAGAAATGTTAAAGAAAATAAAGGTGATTTTTTTGGTCCTTATCCTAATGTGACAGCCGCAAAAGAAACAAAAAATTTATTAGATAAATTATATCCTTTAAGAAAATGTCATCCCCTAGCGAAGAAATTATGCATATATTATCATATCAAGCAATGTTTAGGACCCTGTGAAAAAACCTATAATTTATCGATATATGATCAATATCGAAGTGAAATTACTAAAATATTAAAAGGAAATGCACAAGAGATTATTGAAGAATTGACAGTTAAAATGATGGAATATGCTGATAATCTACAATTTGAAAAAGCAAAAGAATATAAGGAGTTAATTGATTATCTTCATAAAACCGTTGAAAAACAAAAAATCGTGATGAAAGATTTTATTGACCGGGATATTTTTGGTTATTATTATAAAAATGGTTATTTAAGTGTTCAAGTATTTTATGTTAGAAATGGTAAAATTATTGAGCGTGATGCCTTTGTTACACCTTATTATGATGAACCTCATGAAGAATGTTTACGTTTTATTATTGGGTTTTATAAAAATGGGAATAATCTAAAACCAAAAGAAATTTACATTCCTGACACAATAGATGATGTCTTATTAGAAGAATATCTTAAAGTGAAAATCCATGTTCCTAAAAAAGGTGATAAACATAAATTAGTTCAATTAGCCAGTCAAAATGCTTTGGTTACATTAGAGAATAAATTGAAGTTGTTACTTCAGAATGAAGAAAAGACAACTGGGGCGTTAAAAAACTTAAGCCAAATATTAAATTTAGAAAAAATATCACGAATCGAAGCATTTGATAATTCTCATATATCAGGTACAGAAGCTATTTCAGCCATGGTATGCTATATTGATGGGAAGCCTAGTAAAAAGGATTACCGTAAATATAAAATCAAATATGCGCAAAATGGTGATGATTACGGATACATGAGAGAAGTTATTTATAGACGATATTTTCGTGTTTTAAAAGATGATTTACCAAAACCTGATTTAATTATTATAGATGGGGGAAAAGGTCAAGTCAATGTTTGTAAAGAGGTATTAGATGAATTACATCTACCGATTAAAATTATTGGTTTAATTAAGGATGATAAACATAAAACAAGTGATTTATTAGATGGGGATACTTTAGAAATAATTCCACTTAATAAACATACTAAAACATTTCAACTTCTAATGAATATTCAAGAAGAAGTTCATCGTTTTGCGATTACTTTTCATAGAAGTTTAAGAAGTAAAAAAATGACAAAATCATTCTTAGATGATATAGATGGAATCGGACCGAAACGAAAAAAATTATTATTAAACCATTTTGGTTCAATAAAGAAAATAAAAGAAGCAACGGAAGATGAATTGTTAGAAATTGGAATCCCCAAAAATATCATAGAAAAAATAATAATATCTTAA
- the nusA gene encoding transcription termination/antitermination protein NusA, with the protein MSKKFFEALEEIEREKDIPKETILEAFEQGIISAYRKSYGKDTAEVRIDIKEKTNKIVVYAVKTVVEEVTNSSNEISLEDAIATNKNKKIGDIVEIEVTPKNFGRIAIQSAKQRVQQAVIEAEREIVYNRFKDRELDLITGLMNRRDDKNIYINLDRVDGILPIKELLPNEEFVPNARIKVIISKIEKTTKGPIIFLSRTSPLLIKRLFELEVPEIFDGIVEIKAVARDAGDRSKVLVHSKDENVDPIGACIGSAQSRINSVINEVKGEKIDLALYSSDPKVLITNALSPAKVISVIIIDEKNKQSQVIVPDDQLSLAIGKRGQNARLAHQLTGWKIDIKSERDAKRLNIEY; encoded by the coding sequence ATTAGCAAAAAATTTTTTGAAGCACTAGAAGAAATTGAGAGAGAAAAAGATATTCCTAAAGAAACAATTCTAGAAGCTTTCGAACAAGGGATTATCTCAGCTTATCGTAAAAGTTATGGAAAAGATACAGCTGAGGTACGTATTGATATAAAAGAAAAAACAAATAAAATAGTTGTATATGCAGTTAAAACAGTAGTAGAAGAAGTAACAAATTCATCAAACGAAATATCTTTAGAAGACGCTATAGCTACAAATAAAAATAAAAAAATAGGCGATATTGTTGAAATTGAAGTAACCCCTAAAAATTTTGGTAGAATTGCGATTCAATCTGCAAAACAACGTGTTCAGCAAGCTGTTATTGAAGCAGAAAGAGAAATTGTCTATAATCGATTTAAGGATAGAGAACTAGATTTAATTACTGGTTTAATGAATCGACGAGATGATAAAAATATTTATATTAATTTAGATCGTGTTGATGGGATTCTACCCATAAAAGAATTATTACCTAATGAAGAGTTTGTACCTAATGCAAGAATTAAAGTCATCATTAGTAAAATTGAGAAAACAACTAAGGGACCAATTATCTTTTTATCTCGAACAAGTCCACTTTTAATTAAACGTTTGTTTGAATTAGAAGTACCAGAAATATTTGACGGTATCGTTGAAATAAAAGCAGTCGCTAGAGATGCTGGTGATCGTTCTAAAGTTCTTGTGCATTCAAAAGATGAAAATGTGGATCCAATAGGTGCTTGTATTGGTTCCGCTCAATCAAGAATCAATAGTGTTATAAATGAAGTAAAAGGAGAAAAAATCGATTTAGCACTTTATAGTAGCGACCCAAAGGTACTAATCACAAATGCTTTATCTCCTGCAAAAGTCATTTCAGTAATTATTATTGATGAAAAAAATAAACAATCACAAGTTATTGTACCAGATGATCAATTATCACTAGCAATTGGTAAAAGAGGGCAAAATGCAAGACTTGCTCATCAATTAACAGGATGGAAAATTGATATAAAATCTGAAAGAGATGCAAAACGTTTAAATATTGAATATTAA
- a CDS encoding ribosomal L7Ae/L30e/S12e/Gadd45 family protein → MDDWYNYVGLAHRAGKVITGEDNIINHIRKNQVYLVVIAKDASANTKKKYKDKCAYYDVSSVEYGTVNDLSHAIGKSNRVAIGICDKGFSKGLLTKITK, encoded by the coding sequence ATGGATGATTGGTATAATTATGTAGGTTTAGCCCATAGAGCGGGTAAAGTTATTACTGGAGAAGATAATATTATAAATCATATTAGAAAAAACCAGGTATATTTAGTCGTGATTGCGAAGGATGCTTCAGCAAACACGAAAAAGAAATATAAAGATAAATGTGCTTATTATGATGTCTCATCTGTTGAATATGGAACGGTTAATGATCTTTCCCATGCGATAGGAAAAAGTAATCGAGTTGCTATTGGAATATGTGATAAAGGTTTTAGTAAGGGGTTGCTAACAAAAATAACAAAATAG
- the rbfA gene encoding 30S ribosome-binding factor RbfA produces the protein MANIKIQKLEKQIERELSRIFLNDVKEDVGFITITGVDLTNDLSFAKIYYSVLGNQEKRIAVGKRLEKAKGFIRTTLGSKVQMRKIPELIFTYDESTDYGNKIDQLIQKINEKE, from the coding sequence ATGGCAAACATAAAAATTCAAAAATTAGAAAAACAAATTGAAAGAGAGTTATCACGTATCTTTCTAAATGATGTAAAAGAAGATGTTGGCTTTATTACCATTACAGGTGTTGATTTAACTAATGATTTATCATTTGCGAAAATCTATTATTCTGTTTTAGGGAATCAAGAGAAAAGAATTGCTGTTGGTAAAAGGCTTGAAAAAGCAAAAGGGTTTATTAGAACAACCCTTGGATCAAAAGTTCAAATGCGTAAAATTCCTGAATTAATATTTACTTATGATGAATCAACTGATTATGGTAATAAAATTGACCAACTCATTCAAAAAATTAATGAAAAAGAATAA
- a CDS encoding DUF4375 domain-containing protein: MKKLLKIIFLVFFSIFSFFIILHVLITLTFSSGIKELNSETVNKIPDEKLVDKLYSYVVELTGNSRGHDEEEILNQINRPTKCVYMVELMNYEVENGGFGQYFYNSSGYFAFEVLDCLKEIGALEGYNITKEAIDFVNKDNLNKDDYKEKQISRQLFQYPNNENDQKFDELSNKYYNYVEEIRKLLVKYVRENIHLFD; this comes from the coding sequence ATGAAGAAATTATTGAAAATTATTTTTTTGGTTTTTTTCAGTATATTTAGTTTTTTTATTATATTACATGTTTTAATTACATTAACATTTTCTTCTGGAATTAAGGAGTTAAATTCTGAAACAGTTAACAAGATTCCTGATGAAAAATTAGTTGATAAACTATACTCTTATGTTGTTGAACTTACAGGAAATAGTAGAGGTCATGATGAAGAAGAAATTTTAAATCAAATTAATAGACCTACAAAATGTGTTTATATGGTAGAGTTAATGAATTATGAAGTTGAAAATGGTGGGTTTGGACAATATTTTTATAATTCTAGTGGTTATTTTGCCTTTGAGGTATTGGATTGTTTAAAAGAGATTGGTGCTTTAGAAGGTTATAATATAACAAAAGAGGCAATAGACTTCGTTAATAAAGATAATCTTAATAAGGATGACTATAAAGAGAAACAAATAAGTAGACAGTTGTTTCAATACCCTAATAATGAAAATGATCAAAAATTTGATGAGTTATCAAATAAATATTATAATTATGTAGAAGAAATCAGAAAATTATTAGTCAAATATGTAAGAGAAAATATACATTTATTCGATTAA
- a CDS encoding response regulator transcription factor: MEGNKQQFLTKREREIFELLIQNKTTKMIASELFISEKTVRNHISNVIQKLSVTSRTQAIVELIKMDEIKL; encoded by the coding sequence ATGGAGGGGAATAAGCAACAATTTCTCACTAAACGTGAAAGAGAAATATTCGAATTACTTATCCAGAATAAGACGACTAAAATGATTGCTAGTGAGCTTTTCATTAGTGAAAAAACAGTACGGAATCACATATCAAATGTTATACAAAAGTTATCTGTTACAAGTCGTACACAGGCAATAGTGGAATTGATTAAAATGGATGAGATTAAATTGTAA
- a CDS encoding helix-turn-helix transcriptional regulator: protein MNIRVSEKAVLYRINKINNQENNTTIGACIRKERMAQGLKQESVCKDICSVSYYSRIESNKIIPSNWYISKIFKKLNRPIPENLTHEGNKHNKEIINNFLTAIEYKNNKLIEEEYEKIKKLPDIFLELYEFVYYINHNKINELETIIQKLHAQQIHFENEELLLYLENIGIYYILINEIIKAEKYLSLSMKLQDTMNITKPSILYRYAWVLGKLNNDYQCINYAEEADGLFLRSYNVYRSIQCKLLIGIKLSKYFPERAIMIYEECLKITSNSNFGVLNKNIKFNLALVFKKNKEYDKSEDIFLELIRNHNKDSDFVFELYVELIDLHILNNKIEQARKYYKVINNSHMEKENRSIYLKYFQYKLFNHDINKTVQMYNMTFIPYFTNINNIAMIIRSRKELANLYEGIGDLERSINEYKNLYNLIKKEKII, encoded by the coding sequence ATGAACATAAGAGTTTCTGAAAAGGCAGTGTTGTATCGAATCAATAAAATCAATAATCAGGAGAATAACACAACAATTGGAGCATGTATTAGAAAGGAAAGAATGGCACAAGGATTAAAACAAGAATCTGTATGCAAAGATATTTGTTCTGTGTCTTACTATAGCCGTATTGAAAGTAATAAAATCATTCCTTCTAATTGGTATATCAGTAAAATATTTAAAAAATTGAATAGACCTATACCAGAGAACTTAACGCATGAAGGGAATAAACATAATAAAGAAATCATTAATAATTTTTTGACAGCAATAGAATATAAAAATAATAAGTTAATTGAAGAAGAATATGAAAAAATAAAAAAACTACCAGATATATTTTTAGAATTATATGAATTCGTCTATTATATTAATCATAATAAAATTAATGAGTTAGAAACTATTATTCAAAAACTTCATGCACAACAAATTCATTTTGAAAATGAAGAGTTGTTATTGTACTTAGAGAACATAGGTATATATTATATTTTAATAAATGAAATTATAAAGGCAGAAAAATATTTAAGTTTATCTATGAAATTGCAAGATACTATGAATATCACAAAACCAAGTATCTTGTATAGATATGCTTGGGTCTTGGGTAAACTTAATAATGATTATCAATGTATTAACTATGCTGAAGAAGCAGATGGATTATTTCTTAGAAGTTATAATGTCTACCGTTCTATTCAATGTAAATTATTAATTGGGATTAAATTAAGCAAGTATTTTCCTGAAAGAGCAATTATGATTTATGAAGAATGTTTGAAGATTACGAGTAATTCAAATTTTGGTGTACTTAATAAAAATATAAAATTTAACTTAGCGTTAGTTTTCAAAAAAAATAAAGAATATGATAAGAGTGAGGATATTTTTTTAGAGTTAATTAGAAATCACAATAAAGATTCAGATTTTGTGTTTGAGTTATATGTTGAATTAATTGATTTACATATTTTAAATAATAAAATTGAACAAGCACGAAAATATTATAAAGTTATAAATAACTCTCATATGGAAAAAGAAAATAGATCTATATATTTAAAATATTTTCAATATAAATTATTTAATCATGACATAAATAAAACAGTTCAAATGTATAATATGACGTTCATTCCATATTTTACTAACATTAATAATATTGCAATGATTATTCGTTCTAGAAAAGAATTAGCTAATTTATATGAGGGTATTGGTGATTTAGAAAGATCAATAAATGAATATAAAAATCTTTATAATTTAATTAAAAAAGAAAAAATAATATAA
- the rimP gene encoding ribosome maturation factor RimP, translating into MSIVLDACAEIGKPIIEEMGYSFVDVEYVKEGRNYVLRYLVDSVNGIDIDECAIISERISQVLDVEDPIKQEYMLEISSPGAERPLKTKEDVKNAINKYVNVKLYAPILNSKEYNGDLIAFDNDVLTLRYKDKTVVKTIEIQYEKISKIRLAIKF; encoded by the coding sequence GTGTCAATTGTGTTAGATGCATGTGCTGAAATAGGGAAACCAATTATTGAAGAAATGGGATACTCTTTTGTTGACGTTGAATATGTGAAAGAGGGAAGAAATTATGTTTTACGATACCTTGTTGATTCTGTTAATGGGATTGATATTGATGAATGTGCCATTATAAGTGAGAGAATCAGTCAGGTGTTGGATGTAGAAGATCCAATAAAACAAGAATATATGTTAGAAATTTCATCTCCAGGTGCTGAAAGGCCTTTGAAAACAAAAGAAGACGTTAAAAACGCTATTAATAAATATGTTAATGTAAAATTATACGCGCCTATTCTTAATTCAAAAGAATACAATGGAGATTTAATCGCATTTGATAATGATGTTTTGACACTTAGATATAAAGATAAAACAGTTGTCAAAACTATTGAAATTCAATATGAAAAAATTTCTAAGATACGTCTTGCGATAAAATTTTAA
- a CDS encoding GNAT family N-acetyltransferase: MFEITENDINLIVDDSKVGYILYEEKEDCLVGTYIYVIPEEREKGYSSLLIERFVELSKERNKLIVPTCPVIKGYIEAKYSEILK, from the coding sequence GTGTTTGAAATTACTGAAAATGATATTAATTTAATCGTTGATGATTCGAAAGTTGGTTATATTTTATATGAAGAAAAAGAAGATTGTTTAGTTGGCACTTATATTTATGTTATTCCTGAGGAAAGAGAAAAGGGTTATTCTAGCTTATTGATTGAACGGTTTGTTGAATTATCTAAAGAAAGAAATAAGCTTATTGTTCCAACATGTCCAGTAATTAAAGGCTATATAGAGGCAAAATATTCAGAAATATTAAAATAA
- a CDS encoding aspartate/glutamate racemase family protein, with amino-acid sequence MKERIAIIDSGIGGLPIFNQFIRHITCVTYLADNKFFPYGTKDDIELINILDRIIFYFLNHRYQKVVLACNTASYIYHKYLKYKYKDCVVSIIEDTIDDLNGINHLCNVGIVATNHVVKSNIYSDLIKEKYPVETITLPASELVKLCEENDKTGIEDFIKNHFHVFKTKNIDALILGCTHFNLIEKEISNFFNNQIPIICSGYSLINQFIQNDLCLTCGRNMIYLTDYQKKYIDKIKFLFKDLRNIKIQALNI; translated from the coding sequence TTGAAAGAACGAATTGCGATTATAGATTCTGGCATTGGTGGTTTGCCTATTTTTAATCAGTTTATTCGTCATATAACTTGCGTTACTTACTTGGCTGATAATAAGTTTTTTCCATATGGAACAAAAGATGATATAGAATTAATCAATATTCTTGATCGAATTATTTTTTATTTTCTTAATCATCGATATCAAAAAGTAGTATTAGCTTGTAATACTGCTTCTTATATTTATCATAAATATTTAAAATATAAATATAAGGATTGTGTTGTATCTATCATTGAAGATACCATTGATGATTTAAATGGTATTAATCATTTATGTAATGTTGGAATAGTAGCCACAAATCATGTTGTCAAAAGTAACATCTATTCAGATTTAATTAAAGAGAAGTATCCGGTTGAAACGATAACTTTACCAGCAAGTGAGCTTGTAAAGTTATGTGAAGAAAATGATAAAACAGGTATTGAAGATTTTATAAAGAATCATTTTCATGTTTTTAAAACGAAAAATATTGATGCATTGATTTTAGGATGTACGCATTTTAATCTAATTGAAAAAGAAATTTCCAATTTCTTTAATAATCAAATTCCGATTATTTGTTCTGGGTATTCTCTTATCAATCAATTCATACAAAATGATTTATGTTTAACATGTGGTAGAAACATGATTTATCTAACAGATTATCAAAAGAAATACATCGATAAAATCAAGTTTTTATTTAAAGACTTAAGAAATATTAAAATTCAGGCATTAAATATCTAA